In Mycobacterium stomatepiae, the following are encoded in one genomic region:
- a CDS encoding substrate-binding domain-containing protein, with protein MGRHSMPGKSPDDPSDETTLKFTARDLVSRYQEERGTPREDDYGDYPFGDDADEEQDAVTPVEQDEDFYDDYVDDDYVDENFPAAEDHYAVDARLVEDDDYPDFPARPEAPGPADPKPGLFESGHRVLGDWRGGHRSAGGRRGVSIGVIVALVAVIVVVGTVILWSFFGDVLFHRSHTAAARCVGGKETVAVVVDPSIVDQVRPFAESYNSSAGPVGDHCMVVDVKPAGADAVIAGFIGKWPAELGSQPALWIPGSSVSAARLSAAAGQKTISDSRSLVKSPVLLAVRPELQQALSNQTWGALPGLQTSPNSLAGLKLPAWGSLRLAVPTSGNSDASYLAGEAVAAASAPPGAPATQGTAALRSLTNAQPKLADNTLTEAMNTLLKPGDPATAAVHAVITTEQQVFERGQSAPDAKNTLATWLPQGPAPVADYPTVMLSGSWLTKEQTSAASEFAHFMRKPEQLAKLAKAGFRVNGVKPPSSPVTSFADLPSTLSVGDDAMRATLADAMSAPSSGLAATIMLDQSMPGDEGGKTRLANVITALQDRIKALPPSAILGLWTFDGHEGRSEVATGPLADPVNGQPRPAALAAALDKQYSSAGGAVSFTTLRMIYQDMQTNYRAGQSNSILLITAGPHTDQSLDGPGLQNFIRTSADPAKPIAVNVIDFGADPDRVTWEAVAQLSGGSYQNLATSASPDLASAIGTFLS; from the coding sequence ATGGGTAGGCACAGCATGCCCGGGAAGTCGCCCGACGACCCATCCGACGAAACGACGCTCAAGTTCACCGCCCGCGACCTCGTCTCCCGTTACCAGGAGGAGCGGGGCACGCCGCGCGAGGACGACTACGGCGACTATCCCTTTGGTGACGACGCCGACGAGGAGCAGGACGCCGTCACGCCCGTCGAACAGGACGAGGATTTCTACGACGACTACGTCGACGACGACTACGTCGATGAGAACTTCCCCGCCGCGGAGGACCACTACGCCGTCGACGCGCGCCTCGTGGAGGACGACGACTACCCCGACTTTCCGGCCCGGCCGGAAGCTCCCGGGCCGGCGGACCCCAAGCCGGGTCTTTTCGAGTCCGGCCACCGTGTACTCGGCGATTGGCGGGGCGGGCACCGCAGCGCGGGCGGGCGGCGTGGAGTCAGCATCGGCGTGATCGTGGCCCTGGTCGCGGTCATCGTGGTGGTCGGCACCGTCATCCTGTGGAGTTTCTTCGGCGACGTGTTATTCCATCGTTCGCACACGGCCGCCGCCCGCTGCGTCGGCGGTAAGGAAACCGTTGCCGTCGTTGTCGACCCCTCGATCGTCGACCAAGTACGGCCGTTCGCCGAAAGCTACAACTCCTCGGCCGGCCCGGTTGGGGACCACTGCATGGTGGTGGACGTCAAACCCGCCGGCGCCGACGCCGTCATCGCCGGCTTCATCGGCAAGTGGCCGGCGGAACTCGGTTCCCAGCCGGCGCTGTGGATCCCGGGCAGCTCGGTGTCGGCCGCGCGGCTGTCGGCGGCCGCGGGCCAGAAGACGATCAGCGACAGCCGTTCGCTGGTGAAGTCACCGGTGCTGCTCGCCGTTCGGCCAGAACTGCAGCAGGCGCTGTCCAATCAGACCTGGGGCGCGCTGCCCGGCCTGCAGACCAGCCCGAACTCCTTGGCGGGGTTGAAGTTACCGGCGTGGGGATCGCTGCGGCTGGCGGTGCCGACGAGCGGGAACAGCGACGCGTCCTATCTGGCGGGCGAGGCGGTGGCGGCCGCGTCGGCCCCGCCCGGTGCGCCGGCCACGCAGGGCACCGCCGCACTGCGCTCATTGACAAACGCCCAACCCAAACTGGCGGACAACACGCTGACCGAGGCGATGAACACGCTGCTGAAGCCTGGTGATCCAGCAACCGCAGCGGTGCATGCGGTGATCACCACCGAGCAGCAGGTGTTCGAGCGCGGCCAATCCGCGCCGGACGCCAAGAACACGCTGGCCACCTGGCTTCCGCAAGGACCGGCGCCGGTCGCCGACTACCCGACGGTGATGCTCAGTGGCTCGTGGCTGACGAAGGAACAGACCTCGGCGGCAAGCGAATTCGCCCACTTCATGCGCAAGCCCGAACAACTCGCGAAGCTGGCCAAAGCCGGCTTCCGGGTGAACGGCGTCAAACCTCCGAGCAGCCCGGTGACGAGTTTCGCGGACCTGCCTTCGACGCTTTCGGTGGGCGACGACGCCATGCGTGCCACGCTGGCCGATGCCATGTCCGCGCCGTCCAGCGGATTGGCCGCGACGATCATGCTGGACCAGTCGATGCCCGGCGACGAAGGCGGGAAAACCCGGCTGGCCAACGTGATCACGGCGCTGCAGGACAGGATCAAGGCCCTGCCGCCTTCCGCGATCCTGGGACTGTGGACTTTCGACGGCCATGAGGGCCGCTCGGAGGTCGCGACGGGCCCGCTGGCCGATCCGGTCAACGGCCAGCCTCGCCCCGCGGCCCTGGCCGCGGCGCTGGATAAGCAATATTCGTCGGCCGGCGGGGCGGTGTCGTTCACCACGCTGCGCATGATCTACCAGGACATGCAGACGAATTACCGTGCTGGGCAATCAAATTCGATTCTGCTGATCACGGCTGGGCCGCACACGGACCAATCGCTGGACGGGCCGGGGCTGCAAAACTTCATCCGGACCAGCGCCGACCCGGCCAAGCCGATCGCCGTCAACGTCATCGACTTCGGCGCCGATCCGGATCGGGTCACCTGGGAAGCGGTCGCCCAGCTCTCGGGCGGTAGCTACCAGAACCTGGCGACCTCGGCGTCGCCCGACCTGGCCTCCGCAATCGGTACATTCTTGAGCTGA
- a CDS encoding haloalkane dehalogenase: MGQEFKPDFTPDPRLYPFQSRWFDSSRGRIHYVDEGTGPPLLLCHGNPTWSFLYRNIITTLRGQFRCIAPDHLGFGLSDRPAGFGYKVDQHAQVIGEFVDHLGLDGYLTMGQDWGGPISMAVAVERAERVRGVVLGNTWFWPVDVLTTKIFSRVMSSPPMQKAILQRNFFVERLIPAGTARRPGAAVMNHYRGVQPSPAARLGVAEMPKQLLAARPLLERLSREVPGKLGAKPTLLVWGMKDFAFRPGPSIPRMRAPFPDHVLVELPAAKHFIQEDAPDEIATAIIKCFG, encoded by the coding sequence ATGGGTCAGGAGTTCAAACCGGATTTCACCCCGGATCCACGGTTGTATCCGTTTCAATCACGCTGGTTCGACAGCTCACGGGGACGCATCCATTACGTCGACGAAGGAACCGGCCCGCCGCTGCTGCTGTGCCACGGCAACCCGACGTGGAGCTTCCTGTATCGCAACATCATTACTACCTTGCGCGGTCAATTCCGTTGCATCGCACCGGATCATCTGGGCTTCGGGCTGTCGGATCGACCGGCCGGATTCGGGTACAAGGTCGACCAGCATGCCCAGGTGATCGGCGAGTTCGTCGATCACCTGGGACTCGACGGCTACCTGACAATGGGCCAGGACTGGGGCGGGCCGATCAGCATGGCGGTCGCGGTCGAACGTGCCGAACGGGTCCGGGGCGTCGTGTTGGGCAACACGTGGTTCTGGCCGGTCGATGTACTGACGACCAAGATCTTCTCTCGCGTGATGTCCAGTCCCCCAATGCAAAAGGCGATCCTGCAGCGCAATTTCTTCGTGGAGCGACTCATCCCCGCGGGCACCGCACGCCGGCCCGGAGCCGCGGTGATGAACCACTACCGCGGTGTTCAGCCCAGCCCGGCCGCACGCCTGGGAGTGGCCGAGATGCCCAAGCAGCTCTTGGCCGCTCGTCCGCTGCTGGAGCGGTTGAGTCGCGAAGTGCCGGGCAAACTCGGTGCGAAGCCGACGCTGCTGGTGTGGGGCATGAAGGACTTCGCGTTTAGGCCGGGCCCAAGCATCCCGCGCATGCGGGCCCCCTTCCCCGATCACGTCCTGGTCGAGCTCCCAGCGGCCAAGCACTTCATCCAGGAGGATGCACCCGACGAGATCGCCACCGCGATCATCAAGTGCTTCGGTTGA
- a CDS encoding alpha/beta fold hydrolase, with protein sequence MQSIKSIDVKGRRTRVLVDDDADRPPILLLHGVSRSLEDWETQFLPLRQGGYRVIAFDMPGSGLSDRLPVSTTLPGLAQGVIDTLDAIGETRPVHVIGHSLGGAVTLQLLACAPDRVASLNLVSSAGFGSPLHPMLRLMSVPVIGPATARHTNRATVRTMERQIYVDRSLATDERIDRALRFARQPDNGVVVHETARALATIRGVRPEWRAELLSEVSKHPRPTLAVWGDRDRILPGRQMDATRRLLPHARVHLFRAVGHAPHVEAADAFADLTIDFLRSQPAVSA encoded by the coding sequence ATGCAATCGATCAAGTCCATCGATGTCAAGGGCCGGCGTACCCGCGTCCTCGTCGACGACGACGCAGACCGGCCCCCAATCCTGTTGCTGCACGGTGTCAGTCGCAGCTTGGAAGATTGGGAGACGCAGTTTCTGCCGCTGCGACAGGGCGGTTATCGGGTCATCGCTTTTGACATGCCGGGTTCCGGTTTGTCCGATCGCCTGCCCGTCTCGACCACGTTGCCAGGACTCGCGCAGGGGGTCATCGACACTCTGGATGCGATCGGCGAGACCAGGCCCGTGCACGTCATCGGCCATTCACTGGGCGGCGCGGTCACGCTGCAACTGTTGGCCTGCGCCCCCGACCGGGTCGCCTCGCTGAATCTGGTCAGCAGCGCGGGATTCGGTTCCCCGTTGCATCCAATGCTGCGATTGATGTCCGTGCCGGTCATCGGCCCCGCCACCGCCCGTCACACCAACCGCGCCACCGTACGGACGATGGAACGACAAATCTACGTCGATCGATCGTTGGCGACCGACGAGCGCATCGATCGCGCTTTGAGGTTCGCGCGGCAGCCCGACAACGGCGTGGTCGTGCACGAGACCGCCCGCGCGCTGGCCACCATCCGGGGCGTGCGACCGGAATGGCGAGCCGAATTGCTGTCCGAGGTGTCCAAACACCCTCGCCCGACCCTGGCCGTCTGGGGCGATCGCGATCGCATCCTGCCCGGGCGACAGATGGACGCGACGCGGCGGTTGCTGCCACACGCCCGGGTGCATCTCTTCCGCGCGGTCGGCCACGCGCCGCACGTCGAAGCTGCCGACGCATTCGCCGATTTGACCATTGATTTCCTTCGTTCGCAGCCCGCGGTGTCCGCCTGA
- a CDS encoding MarR family winged helix-turn-helix transcriptional regulator yields the protein MNGEGGRGNDLGVLAGRLLVAVQDELFDRLRDEGFDDIVPRHGAVLAYLCPEGVRATDLARLSGQVKQVIGVMIDDLETLGYVVRKPDPLDRRAKLVVPTARGRRQMDAADAIMADIMKRHSRNLGTANFRRFLTDFRAVIDHQRAAVTDGASQKPQR from the coding sequence ATGAACGGCGAGGGCGGTCGAGGCAACGATCTCGGGGTGCTGGCCGGCCGCCTGCTGGTGGCGGTGCAAGACGAACTCTTCGACCGGCTGCGCGACGAGGGTTTCGACGACATCGTCCCCCGCCACGGCGCGGTGCTGGCGTACCTGTGTCCCGAGGGTGTTCGGGCGACTGACCTGGCACGACTCTCCGGTCAAGTGAAACAGGTGATCGGCGTGATGATCGACGACCTCGAAACCCTGGGCTATGTGGTTCGTAAGCCGGATCCGCTCGACCGCCGAGCCAAGCTGGTGGTGCCCACCGCTCGTGGACGCCGGCAGATGGATGCCGCCGACGCGATCATGGCCGACATCATGAAGCGTCATTCACGCAATCTCGGCACCGCGAACTTCCGTCGTTTCCTGACCGACTTTCGGGCGGTCATCGATCACCAGCGCGCGGCGGTGACGGACGGCGCGTCCCAAAAGCCGCAGCGCTAA
- a CDS encoding helix-turn-helix transcriptional regulator: MPQAPTLAQFLRNRREQLQPTDVGLPSGGRRRVVGLRREEVAALAGVSVDYYLRIEQGREKSPSDQVLDGIALALKLEDDDAAYLRDLVRQPRSGKRCLKDIEPEIHSLITSWPLTPVHIHDCALNLVAANPIARAVFPHMEIGDNAMLSLFLDPEVQKFYRNWDKLTTRAVCWLRVYAVRKPNPGLTAGIEELLKRRERFRMLWSRPDVTHDNSGKKKLMHPEVGPITLHFQHMTLEPSGHVFVPFWAQPGSPSECALRRLSTA, encoded by the coding sequence GTGCCACAAGCCCCGACATTGGCCCAATTTCTCCGTAACCGTCGTGAACAACTGCAACCGACCGACGTAGGACTTCCCAGCGGGGGTCGGCGCCGGGTTGTCGGACTGCGCCGCGAGGAGGTTGCGGCGCTGGCCGGCGTCAGCGTGGACTACTACCTGCGCATCGAGCAGGGGCGCGAGAAGAGTCCTTCGGATCAGGTCCTAGACGGTATTGCGCTGGCGTTGAAGCTCGAAGACGATGACGCCGCCTACTTGCGGGACCTGGTGCGGCAGCCGCGATCCGGAAAACGCTGCCTGAAGGATATTGAGCCGGAGATTCATTCGCTGATCACCAGTTGGCCGCTTACGCCCGTGCATATTCACGATTGCGCACTGAATTTGGTGGCAGCCAATCCCATTGCGCGCGCTGTCTTTCCGCATATGGAAATCGGCGACAATGCGATGCTGTCGCTGTTTCTCGACCCCGAGGTGCAGAAGTTCTATCGGAACTGGGACAAACTGACGACCCGCGCGGTGTGTTGGCTGCGCGTTTACGCGGTGCGCAAACCGAACCCGGGTTTGACGGCGGGAATCGAGGAACTCCTCAAACGCAGGGAACGCTTCCGGATGCTGTGGTCTCGCCCCGATGTGACGCACGACAACAGCGGCAAGAAGAAACTGATGCATCCCGAGGTCGGGCCGATAACGCTGCACTTCCAACATATGACGCTCGAGCCGAGCGGGCATGTATTCGTTCCCTTCTGGGCGCAACCGGGATCGCCTTCCGAGTGCGCCTTGCGGCGGCTCAGCACGGCGTAA
- a CDS encoding flavin-containing monooxygenase, with protein sequence MVDRGVAPLDVVIIGAGISGLCVAHQLQRAGFSYRVLEQARDIGGTWRDNTYPGCGCDIPAPLYSFSFAQRADWSRLFASQPEILEYLHEFAAQRGVIRHIDFATRVISARWEESRQSWTVETSSGTVLECRYLVSATGLLRRPRYPDVAGRTTFAGNAFHSARWDDSVPLRGKRVAVIGSGASAIQFVPRIAPEVKQLTLFQRTPGWIVPKADRTFTRRQHRLRKFGPYRWYTRARLFWIHERRVDGFVDTSAAMADAERLARTMLQRKIADPQLRAALTPDYAIGCKRLLISNDYYPALSRDNVTVVISPIAEITADQVKTADGQSHDADVVIYATGFDTQFAFSDIEIVGRDSERLSDRWRQGSSAYLGTTVSGFPNYFVMLGPNSALGHNSQIFMIEAQTRYVLSCLKNARRRKLGALTVRPTVEQTFNDWLQGRLAHSVWQAGGCRSWYQHPATGKNTALWPSSAIAFWRKTHHVRLSDYHTRPRIDSRPAGPFAPTR encoded by the coding sequence ATGGTTGACCGCGGCGTGGCGCCGCTGGACGTCGTGATCATCGGCGCCGGTATCAGTGGGCTGTGCGTGGCCCATCAGCTGCAGCGGGCCGGGTTTTCCTACCGGGTTCTCGAGCAGGCACGCGACATCGGCGGAACGTGGCGCGACAACACGTATCCCGGATGCGGATGCGACATCCCCGCACCGTTGTACTCGTTTTCGTTTGCCCAGCGGGCCGACTGGTCACGCTTGTTCGCATCCCAGCCCGAAATCTTGGAGTACCTGCACGAGTTCGCCGCACAGCGCGGCGTGATCCGGCACATCGATTTCGCCACCCGGGTGATCTCGGCGCGCTGGGAAGAATCCCGGCAATCCTGGACGGTGGAGACCTCGTCGGGGACCGTGCTGGAATGCCGATATCTGGTCTCGGCGACGGGATTGCTGCGTCGTCCCCGCTATCCCGACGTCGCCGGGCGCACGACTTTCGCCGGCAACGCGTTTCACTCCGCACGGTGGGACGATTCCGTCCCGCTACGGGGCAAGCGGGTCGCGGTGATCGGAAGTGGCGCCAGCGCAATCCAATTCGTCCCCCGCATCGCGCCGGAGGTCAAGCAGCTCACGCTGTTTCAACGCACCCCGGGCTGGATCGTGCCGAAAGCCGACCGGACGTTCACGCGTCGCCAGCACCGGCTGCGGAAATTCGGGCCCTACCGGTGGTACACCAGGGCGCGGCTGTTCTGGATTCACGAACGACGGGTCGACGGTTTCGTCGACACGTCCGCCGCGATGGCGGATGCCGAACGCCTGGCGCGAACGATGTTGCAGCGCAAGATCGCTGATCCACAGTTGCGGGCAGCGCTGACGCCGGACTATGCGATCGGCTGCAAGCGCCTGCTGATTTCGAACGATTACTACCCGGCGCTGAGCCGCGATAACGTCACCGTGGTGATCTCGCCGATCGCCGAGATCACCGCCGACCAGGTGAAGACCGCCGACGGCCAATCACACGACGCTGACGTCGTCATCTATGCGACCGGGTTCGACACCCAGTTCGCCTTCTCCGACATCGAGATCGTCGGCCGCGACAGCGAACGGCTCTCCGATCGCTGGCGGCAGGGTTCCTCGGCCTACCTCGGCACGACGGTGTCGGGATTCCCGAACTACTTCGTCATGCTGGGCCCCAATTCCGCGCTCGGACACAATTCGCAGATCTTCATGATCGAGGCCCAGACGCGATACGTGCTGAGCTGCCTGAAAAACGCCCGGCGCCGAAAGCTTGGCGCACTCACCGTTCGGCCGACTGTCGAGCAGACGTTCAACGACTGGCTGCAGGGCCGCCTCGCCCACTCGGTGTGGCAGGCGGGCGGATGCCGCAGCTGGTACCAGCATCCCGCCACCGGTAAAAACACCGCGCTCTGGCCCTCCTCGGCAATTGCGTTCTGGCGCAAGACACATCACGTTCGGCTGTCCGACTATCACACCAGGCCCCGCATCGATTCCCGCCCTGCCGGCCCATTCGCCCCTACCAGGTGA
- a CDS encoding SDR family oxidoreductase — protein MTKRTALVTGANGGIGAAVCAQLRTIGVTVRTMDMADPADVIVDLSAGPIPDEATDDVDICVTVAGVVDTFAPAHSMSAKKWSRDIDANLTGSFRVIQACLPGMRERRFGRIIAISSMAAQLGSPGKVAYAASKAGLYGMIRTIAIENCALGITANCVLPGMIATPPVLALPEADQERLRSAVLSGRFGRPDEVADLVTFLARDASGYITAQEIGIDGGLQLYSLFVGPTQTGADG, from the coding sequence GTGACGAAGCGGACCGCGCTGGTGACCGGCGCCAACGGGGGTATCGGAGCGGCGGTATGTGCTCAGTTGCGCACCATCGGCGTGACGGTTCGCACGATGGACATGGCGGACCCCGCCGACGTGATTGTCGACTTGTCCGCCGGCCCGATTCCGGACGAGGCCACCGACGACGTCGACATCTGCGTGACCGTCGCCGGCGTTGTCGACACCTTCGCCCCGGCGCATTCGATGTCGGCGAAGAAGTGGTCCCGCGATATCGACGCTAACCTCACCGGATCGTTCCGCGTGATCCAGGCCTGCCTGCCGGGGATGCGGGAACGGCGCTTCGGGCGCATCATCGCGATCTCCAGCATGGCGGCTCAACTCGGGTCCCCCGGCAAGGTCGCCTACGCGGCGTCGAAAGCCGGCCTCTATGGAATGATCCGCACCATCGCGATCGAGAACTGCGCGCTGGGCATCACCGCCAACTGCGTGCTGCCCGGCATGATCGCCACTCCGCCGGTGCTGGCGCTGCCCGAGGCCGACCAGGAGCGGCTCAGGTCGGCGGTGCTCAGTGGGCGCTTCGGCCGTCCGGACGAGGTGGCCGATCTGGTGACCTTCCTCGCGCGCGATGCCTCCGGCTACATCACGGCCCAGGAGATCGGCATCGACGGCGGACTGCAGTTGTACTCGCTGTTCGTCGGCCCCACCCAAACGGGCGCCGATGGTTGA